A single Clavibacter nebraskensis NCPPB 2581 DNA region contains:
- a CDS encoding A/G-specific adenine glycosylase, whose protein sequence is MPETAIAPRITAWFRQNARDLPWRREGFGSWGILVSEFMLQQTPVVRVIPRLEEWLARWPVPAALASTPASEAVRAWGRLGYPRRALALHACAVAIVERHGGEVPEDVDALLDLPGVGPYTARAVAAFAFGHRHPVVDVNVRRVLARAVAGQGDPGPARTTADLAAMEAQLPDDVAEARLFNAGAMELGAVVCTARAPRCDDCPVRDLCAWRAAGYPAYDGPARVTQKRYEGSDRQVRGLLLAELRSSHSPVSAADLATAWPEPVQRGRALDGLIADGLAVRQPDGTYALPS, encoded by the coding sequence ATGCCGGAGACCGCCATCGCCCCCCGGATCACCGCGTGGTTCCGGCAGAACGCCCGCGACCTGCCCTGGCGGCGCGAGGGGTTCGGATCCTGGGGCATCCTCGTCAGCGAGTTCATGCTGCAGCAGACGCCCGTGGTCCGCGTGATCCCGCGGCTCGAGGAGTGGCTGGCGCGCTGGCCCGTGCCCGCGGCCCTCGCGTCGACGCCGGCCAGCGAGGCCGTCCGCGCGTGGGGCCGCCTCGGCTATCCACGACGGGCGCTCGCCCTGCACGCGTGCGCGGTCGCGATCGTCGAGCGGCACGGCGGCGAGGTGCCGGAGGACGTGGACGCCCTGCTCGACCTGCCCGGCGTCGGCCCGTACACGGCGCGCGCGGTCGCGGCGTTCGCGTTCGGGCACCGGCACCCGGTCGTCGACGTCAACGTGCGCCGCGTGCTCGCGCGCGCGGTCGCGGGGCAGGGCGATCCCGGGCCGGCACGCACGACGGCCGACCTCGCCGCGATGGAGGCGCAGCTGCCGGACGACGTCGCGGAGGCCCGCCTGTTCAACGCCGGGGCGATGGAGCTGGGCGCGGTGGTCTGCACGGCCCGCGCGCCGCGCTGCGACGACTGCCCGGTGCGCGACCTGTGCGCATGGCGGGCCGCCGGGTACCCGGCCTACGACGGGCCGGCGCGCGTCACGCAGAAGAGGTACGAGGGATCCGACCGCCAGGTGCGCGGCCTTCTGCTCGCCGAGCTCCGATCGAGCCACTCCCCCGTGAGCGCCGCCGACCTCGCGACCGCATGGCCGGAGCCCGTGCAGCGCGGGCGCGCGCTCGACGGGCTCATCGCCGACGGGCTCGCGGTGCGGCAGCCCGACGGCACGTACGCCCTGCCCAGCTGA
- the rbfA gene encoding 30S ribosome-binding factor RbfA, translated as MVDHARARKMADRIKEIVARKLDRGIKDPRLGFVTVTDVRVTGDLQHASIFYTVYGTDEERADTAAALKSATGMLRSEVGKNITARLTPSLEFILDGVPENAAAIDALLEEARRRDADVQAQAKAGVYAGDEDPYVKPRVIGEDDDEDDDADDDADDEDGDDVDRSAPGYEPAN; from the coding sequence ATGGTCGATCACGCGAGGGCCAGGAAGATGGCCGACCGCATCAAGGAGATCGTCGCGCGCAAGCTCGACCGGGGGATCAAGGACCCGCGTCTCGGATTCGTGACCGTCACCGACGTGCGCGTCACGGGCGACCTGCAGCACGCCAGCATCTTCTACACGGTCTACGGCACCGACGAGGAGCGCGCCGACACCGCCGCCGCACTCAAGTCCGCCACCGGCATGCTGCGCAGCGAGGTGGGCAAGAACATCACCGCGCGCCTCACGCCGTCGCTCGAGTTCATCCTCGACGGCGTGCCCGAGAACGCGGCCGCGATCGACGCCCTCCTCGAGGAGGCGCGCCGCCGCGACGCAGACGTGCAGGCGCAGGCGAAGGCCGGCGTCTACGCGGGCGACGAGGACCCGTACGTCAAGCCCCGCGTGATCGGCGAGGACGACGACGAGGACGACGACGCGGACGATGACGCGGACGACGAGGACGGCGACGACGTCGACCGCTCGGCGCCCGGGTACGAGCCCGCGAACTGA
- the infB gene encoding translation initiation factor IF-2, translated as MAKPRVHEIAAEIGVDSKTALAKLKEMGEFVKGPSSSIEPPVARKLKAALEAAGVTGQAAAPAAAPSSASQPGARSSAPKPGGRPTPGPQPTAAPEPEAPEASDVPVPAKPLTVAERQAQAEASRKAAAEEKAQAEKSAASANPEAPAAEAPSAPRPDAGSAPAPSTGIPRPGIPRPAAPRPGNNPFASNQGMGTKPRPGNNPFASNQGMGQRPAAGAAGPRPAAPRPGSPRPGAPRPGGVGQGARPAGFGQRPAGAGRPGGAPGGAGRPGAPAAGGFQRPAGGFAGRPGGGGRGRGPGGGTAGAFGRGGGKSKSRKSKRTKRAEFELREAPSLGGVSVPRGDGNTIVRLRRGASISDFADKIDASPGNLVTVLFHLGEMATATESLDEATFEVLGTELGYKIQVVSPEDEDRELLEGFDIDLDQELDDEDDDVLEIRPPVVTVMGHVDHGKTRLLDAIRNANVIEGEAGGITQHIGAYQVWAPHEGYERAITFIDTPGHEAFTAMRARGAQVTDIAILVVAADDGIMPQTVEALNHAQAANVPIVVAVNKVDKEGANPAKVRQQLTEYGLVAEEYGGDVMFVDVSALTGKGVEDLLEAVLLTADAGLDLRSNPNKDARGVAIEARLDKGRGAVATVLIQSGTLRVGDAIVAGTAYGRVRAMMDENGDAVHEAYPSRPVQVQGLSSVPGAGDTFLVTEEDRTARQIAEKREAVERNAQLAKARKRISLEDFTRALEEGKVESLNLIIKGDVSGAVEALEESLMKIEVDDSVQLRIIHRGVGAVTESDVNLATIDNAIIIGFNVRPDPKARARAAREGVDIRFYSVIYSALEEIESSLTGMLKPEFEEVQSGVAEIREVFRSSKFGNIAGVIVRSGTITRNAKARVIRDGVVVGDNLAIESLRRFKDDVSEVRTDFEAGIGLGKFNDIQIGDEIETIEMKEKPRV; from the coding sequence GTGGCAAAACCACGCGTACACGAGATCGCCGCCGAGATCGGCGTCGACAGCAAGACCGCACTCGCCAAGCTCAAGGAGATGGGCGAGTTCGTCAAGGGACCGTCGTCGAGCATCGAGCCCCCCGTGGCCCGCAAGCTCAAGGCGGCCCTCGAGGCAGCGGGCGTCACCGGACAGGCCGCGGCTCCCGCCGCAGCACCGTCGTCCGCCTCCCAACCCGGCGCCCGTTCGTCGGCCCCGAAGCCCGGCGGTCGTCCCACCCCCGGCCCGCAGCCCACGGCCGCTCCCGAGCCGGAGGCCCCCGAGGCGTCCGACGTCCCGGTCCCGGCGAAGCCGCTGACCGTCGCGGAGCGCCAGGCCCAGGCCGAGGCGAGCCGCAAGGCCGCCGCGGAGGAGAAGGCGCAGGCCGAGAAGTCGGCCGCGTCCGCCAACCCCGAGGCCCCCGCCGCCGAGGCACCGAGCGCCCCGCGCCCGGACGCCGGCAGCGCGCCCGCCCCCTCCACCGGCATCCCGCGTCCCGGGATCCCGCGTCCGGCGGCCCCGCGCCCCGGCAACAACCCCTTCGCGAGCAACCAGGGCATGGGCACCAAGCCCCGCCCGGGCAACAACCCGTTCGCGAGCAACCAGGGCATGGGCCAGCGCCCCGCCGCGGGAGCCGCAGGCCCCCGTCCGGCCGCTCCCCGTCCCGGATCCCCCCGCCCCGGTGCCCCGCGTCCCGGCGGCGTCGGCCAGGGCGCGCGCCCGGCCGGCTTCGGCCAGCGGCCCGCGGGTGCGGGTCGTCCCGGCGGAGCACCCGGTGGAGCGGGACGCCCCGGCGCGCCCGCGGCCGGTGGCTTCCAGCGTCCGGCCGGCGGCTTCGCCGGTCGTCCCGGTGGCGGCGGCCGTGGTCGCGGCCCCGGCGGCGGCACCGCGGGTGCCTTCGGGCGCGGCGGCGGCAAGAGCAAGTCGCGCAAGTCGAAGCGGACGAAGAGGGCCGAGTTCGAGCTGCGCGAGGCCCCGTCGCTGGGTGGCGTCAGCGTCCCCCGCGGCGACGGCAACACCATCGTCCGCCTGCGTCGCGGCGCCTCCATCTCGGACTTCGCCGACAAGATCGACGCGAGCCCCGGCAACCTGGTGACCGTGCTGTTCCACCTCGGTGAGATGGCCACGGCGACCGAGTCGCTCGACGAGGCCACCTTCGAGGTGCTCGGCACGGAGCTCGGCTACAAGATCCAGGTCGTCTCCCCGGAGGACGAGGACCGCGAGCTGCTCGAGGGCTTCGACATCGACCTCGACCAGGAGCTCGACGACGAGGACGACGACGTGCTGGAGATCCGGCCGCCCGTCGTCACCGTCATGGGCCACGTCGACCACGGAAAGACCCGCCTGCTCGACGCCATCCGCAACGCCAACGTCATCGAGGGCGAAGCGGGCGGCATCACGCAGCACATCGGCGCGTACCAGGTCTGGGCGCCGCACGAGGGCTACGAGCGCGCCATCACCTTCATCGACACCCCGGGTCACGAGGCGTTCACCGCCATGCGCGCCCGTGGTGCGCAGGTCACCGACATCGCGATCCTCGTGGTCGCGGCCGACGACGGCATCATGCCGCAGACGGTGGAGGCCCTGAACCACGCCCAGGCGGCGAACGTGCCGATCGTGGTCGCGGTCAACAAGGTCGACAAGGAGGGGGCCAACCCCGCCAAGGTGCGCCAGCAGCTCACCGAGTACGGCCTGGTCGCCGAGGAGTACGGCGGAGACGTCATGTTCGTCGACGTCTCGGCGCTCACCGGCAAGGGCGTGGAGGACCTCCTCGAGGCCGTCCTGCTCACCGCCGACGCCGGTCTCGACCTGCGCAGCAACCCGAACAAGGACGCGCGCGGCGTGGCCATCGAGGCCCGCCTCGACAAGGGCCGCGGTGCGGTCGCGACCGTCCTCATCCAGTCGGGCACGCTCCGCGTGGGCGACGCCATCGTGGCGGGCACGGCCTACGGCCGCGTCCGGGCGATGATGGACGAGAACGGCGACGCGGTCCACGAGGCCTACCCCTCGCGGCCGGTCCAGGTCCAGGGCCTCTCGTCGGTCCCCGGCGCGGGCGACACCTTCCTCGTCACCGAGGAGGACCGCACCGCCCGTCAGATCGCCGAGAAGCGCGAGGCCGTCGAGCGCAACGCGCAGCTGGCCAAGGCCCGCAAGCGCATCAGCCTCGAGGACTTCACGCGTGCGCTGGAGGAGGGCAAGGTCGAGTCCCTCAACCTCATCATCAAGGGCGACGTGTCCGGTGCCGTCGAGGCGCTGGAGGAGTCGCTCATGAAGATCGAGGTGGACGACTCCGTGCAGCTGCGGATCATCCACCGCGGCGTCGGAGCGGTCACCGAGAGCGACGTCAACCTGGCGACGATCGACAACGCGATCATCATCGGGTTCAACGTCCGCCCCGACCCGAAGGCCCGTGCACGTGCGGCTCGCGAGGGCGTCGACATCCGCTTCTACAGCGTCATCTACTCGGCGCTCGAGGAGATCGAGTCGAGCCTCACGGGCATGCTCAAGCCCGAGTTCGAGGAGGTCCAGTCCGGCGTCGCCGAGATCCGCGAGGTGTTCCGCTCCTCCAAGTTCGGCAACATCGCGGGTGTCATCGTCCGCTCGGGCACCATCACCAGGAACGCCAAGGCGCGGGTCATCCGCGACGGCGTGGTGGTGGGCGACAACCTGGCCATCGAGTCGCTGCGCCGGTTCAAGGACGACGTGTCCGAGGTCCGCACGGACTTCGAGGCGGGCATCGGCCTCGGCAAGTTCAACGACATCCAGATCGGCGACGAGATCGAGACGATCGAGATGAAGGAGAAGCCGCGGGTCTGA
- a CDS encoding YlxR family protein: MDPVRTCVGCRRRAPRSALLRIVADPPTRSLVVDERAVMAGRGAWIHPTIECIDRAIARRAFGRALRSDAALDPAALGGLRERLAAQPSARASERTG; this comes from the coding sequence ATGGATCCGGTAAGAACGTGCGTCGGCTGTCGTCGGCGTGCCCCGAGGTCCGCTTTGCTGCGGATCGTCGCCGATCCCCCCACCCGATCCCTCGTCGTCGACGAGCGCGCGGTGATGGCCGGCAGGGGCGCGTGGATCCATCCGACCATCGAGTGCATCGACAGAGCGATCGCGCGGCGTGCCTTCGGGCGGGCCCTGCGGAGCGACGCGGCGCTCGACCCCGCAGCTCTTGGGGGACTACGAGAGCGGCTCGCGGCCCAGCCGAGCGCGCGAGCATCCGAGAGAACAGGCTGA
- the nusA gene encoding transcription termination factor NusA gives MDIDLSVLRLMEREREIPFEELVSIIEQAILTAYLKHTDQADAKPVADGVPAARVHLDRKTGHVSVHVPELDEDGLVIGESEDSPSDFGRIAAFAAKQVINQRLRDIGDDRILGEFKGREGDIVAGVIQQGPNPRMIHVDLGTIEAILPPEEQVPGEKYVHGSRLRVYVTSVSRGAKGPQITVSRTHPSLVRKLFALEVPEIAQGLVEIVSLAREAGHRTKIAVRATEPGINAKGACIGELGQRVRAVTAELNDEKIDIVDYSESLPVFVGNALSPARVTSSFVIDQATKAVRALVPDYQLSLAIGKEGQNARLAAKLTGAKIDIQPDSILEGDD, from the coding sequence GTGGACATCGACCTGAGCGTCTTGCGCCTGATGGAGCGCGAGCGCGAGATCCCGTTCGAGGAGCTCGTCTCGATCATCGAGCAGGCCATCCTCACCGCCTACCTCAAGCACACCGACCAGGCCGACGCCAAGCCCGTCGCCGACGGCGTGCCCGCCGCCCGCGTGCACCTGGACCGCAAGACCGGCCACGTCTCCGTGCACGTCCCCGAGCTCGACGAGGACGGCCTCGTCATCGGCGAGTCCGAGGACAGCCCGAGCGACTTCGGCCGCATCGCCGCGTTCGCCGCCAAGCAGGTCATCAACCAGCGCCTGCGCGACATCGGCGACGACCGCATCCTCGGCGAGTTCAAGGGCCGCGAGGGCGACATCGTCGCGGGCGTGATCCAGCAGGGCCCGAACCCGCGCATGATCCACGTCGACCTCGGCACCATCGAGGCGATCCTCCCGCCCGAGGAGCAGGTGCCCGGCGAGAAGTACGTGCACGGCTCGCGCCTGCGCGTGTACGTCACGAGCGTCTCGCGCGGCGCCAAGGGCCCGCAGATCACGGTCTCGCGCACGCACCCGTCGCTCGTCCGCAAGCTGTTCGCGCTCGAGGTGCCGGAGATCGCGCAGGGCCTCGTCGAGATCGTCTCGCTCGCCCGCGAGGCCGGTCACCGCACCAAGATCGCGGTGCGCGCGACCGAGCCCGGCATCAACGCCAAGGGCGCCTGCATCGGCGAGCTGGGGCAGCGCGTCCGCGCGGTCACGGCCGAGCTCAACGACGAGAAGATCGACATCGTCGACTACTCCGAGTCGCTGCCCGTCTTCGTCGGCAACGCGCTCTCGCCCGCCCGGGTCACGAGCTCGTTCGTCATCGACCAGGCGACCAAGGCCGTGCGCGCGCTCGTGCCCGACTACCAGCTGTCGCTCGCCATCGGCAAGGAGGGGCAGAACGCCCGCCTCGCCGCCAAGCTCACGGGCGCGAAGATCGACATCCAGCCGGACTCGATCCTCGAGGGCGACGACTGA
- a CDS encoding proline--tRNA ligase translates to MSTRLSKLFVRTLREDPVDAEVASHRLLVRAGYIRRQAPGIFAWLPLGLRVKNKVEAIVREEMERIGAQEVHFPALLPAEPFQATGRYDEYGPGMFRLEDRKRAPMVLAPTHEEFFALLVKDLYSSYKDLPLSIFQIQDKYRDEARPRAGILRGREFTMKDAYSFDITDEALSVSYQAQRDAYERIFQRLGLEYVIVAADAGAMGGSKSEEFLHPTPIGEDTFVRSPGGYAANVEAFTTLVPDAIPIEGQPAARVFDSPDTPTIATLVDLANAREPREDGRAWTAADTLKNIVLALTHLDGTRELVVVGIPGDRDIDLKRAEVAFFPAEVEPATAADLAKQPGLVTGYIGPWSEEGPVLGSTSSTKVRYVVDPRVVDGTSWITGANVAGKHVLSLVAGRDFTPDGVVEAADVRDGDPAPDGSGPITAGRGTEIGHVFELGRKYAEALGLKVLDENGKLVTVAMGSYGIGITRNLALVAEATQDGRGLLWPASISPFDVHVVMTGKDEGVRTASEELVDALDAAGLDVLFDDRPKVSPGVKFGDAELIGVPTIVIVGRGAVDGMAELWDRRTDERTPVALADVVGALTAER, encoded by the coding sequence GTGTCCACACGCCTCTCGAAGCTCTTCGTCCGCACCCTCCGGGAAGATCCCGTCGACGCCGAGGTGGCCAGCCACCGCCTCCTCGTGCGCGCCGGCTACATCCGCCGCCAGGCCCCCGGCATCTTCGCCTGGCTGCCCCTCGGCCTCCGCGTCAAGAACAAGGTCGAGGCCATCGTCCGCGAGGAGATGGAGCGCATCGGCGCCCAGGAGGTGCACTTCCCCGCGCTGCTGCCCGCCGAGCCGTTCCAGGCCACCGGCCGCTACGACGAGTACGGCCCCGGGATGTTCCGCCTCGAGGACCGCAAGCGCGCGCCCATGGTGCTCGCGCCCACGCACGAGGAGTTCTTCGCGCTGCTCGTGAAGGACCTCTACTCGAGCTACAAGGACCTGCCCCTGTCGATCTTCCAGATCCAGGACAAGTACCGCGACGAGGCCCGCCCCCGCGCCGGCATCCTCCGCGGCCGCGAGTTCACGATGAAGGACGCGTACTCGTTCGACATCACCGACGAGGCCCTGTCCGTGAGCTACCAGGCGCAGCGCGACGCCTACGAGCGGATCTTCCAGCGCCTGGGCCTCGAGTACGTCATCGTCGCCGCCGACGCGGGCGCCATGGGCGGGTCCAAGAGCGAGGAGTTCCTGCACCCCACGCCCATCGGCGAGGACACCTTCGTGCGGTCGCCCGGCGGTTACGCGGCCAACGTCGAGGCGTTCACGACGCTCGTGCCCGACGCGATCCCGATCGAGGGCCAGCCCGCCGCGCGCGTCTTCGACTCGCCCGACACCCCCACCATCGCCACCCTCGTCGACCTCGCGAACGCGCGGGAGCCGCGCGAGGACGGCCGCGCCTGGACCGCCGCCGACACCCTGAAGAACATCGTCCTCGCGCTCACCCACCTCGACGGCACGCGCGAGCTCGTCGTCGTCGGGATCCCCGGCGACCGTGACATCGACCTCAAGCGCGCCGAGGTCGCCTTCTTCCCCGCCGAGGTCGAGCCCGCCACCGCGGCCGACCTCGCGAAGCAGCCCGGCCTCGTCACGGGCTACATCGGCCCGTGGTCGGAGGAGGGCCCCGTCCTCGGATCCACCTCGAGCACGAAGGTGCGCTACGTGGTCGACCCGCGCGTGGTCGACGGCACCTCGTGGATCACCGGCGCCAACGTCGCCGGGAAGCACGTGCTCTCGCTCGTCGCCGGCCGCGACTTCACGCCCGACGGCGTGGTCGAGGCCGCGGACGTCCGCGACGGCGACCCCGCGCCCGACGGCTCCGGCCCCATCACCGCGGGCCGCGGCACCGAGATCGGCCACGTCTTCGAGCTCGGCCGCAAGTACGCGGAGGCCCTCGGCCTCAAGGTGCTCGACGAGAACGGCAAGCTCGTCACGGTCGCGATGGGCTCGTACGGCATCGGCATCACGCGCAACCTCGCGCTCGTCGCCGAGGCCACGCAGGACGGTCGCGGCCTCCTGTGGCCCGCCTCCATCAGCCCGTTCGACGTCCACGTCGTCATGACCGGCAAGGACGAGGGCGTGCGGACCGCCTCCGAGGAGCTCGTCGACGCGCTCGACGCCGCCGGCCTCGACGTGCTCTTCGACGACCGCCCCAAGGTGTCGCCCGGCGTGAAGTTCGGCGACGCCGAGCTGATCGGCGTGCCCACCATCGTCATCGTCGGCCGCGGCGCCGTCGACGGCATGGCGGAGCTCTGGGACCGCCGCACGGACGAGCGCACGCCCGTCGCGCTCGCCGACGTCGTGGGCGCGCTCACCGCCGAACGCTGA
- a CDS encoding NAD-dependent epimerase/dehydratase family protein, translating to MIVLVTGASGMLGRAVAERLAAAGRAVRTFQRQPSGLAASGTQPVPGSVVDLRGSVTDPAAIVRAVDGVDAVIHLAAKVSLAGDPADFRAVNVEGTRSLLEAARAAGVTRFVHVSSPSVAHTGLSITGDGAGPADPVRARGDYARTKAEGELIALAADDPAMRVLAVRPHLVWGPGDTQLVARIVDRAARGRLPLLGHGAALIDTVYRDNAADAIVAALAAADTAHGRAYVVTNGEPRPVAELLAGMCRAAGVPVPRIRVPAALARAAGGAVERVWAVRPGSDEPPMTRFLAEQLSTAHWFDQRETRRALGWTPAVSLDEGFERLRLAYAAAR from the coding sequence GTGATCGTCCTCGTCACGGGCGCCAGCGGGATGCTCGGCCGCGCCGTCGCCGAGCGTCTCGCGGCCGCGGGGCGCGCGGTCCGCACCTTCCAGCGCCAGCCGTCCGGCCTCGCGGCGAGCGGCACGCAGCCGGTGCCGGGATCCGTCGTCGACCTCCGCGGCAGCGTCACCGACCCGGCCGCCATCGTCCGCGCGGTCGACGGCGTCGACGCCGTGATCCACCTCGCCGCCAAGGTCTCGCTCGCGGGCGACCCGGCCGACTTCCGCGCCGTCAACGTCGAGGGCACGCGCTCGCTGCTCGAGGCGGCGCGCGCGGCCGGCGTGACGCGGTTCGTGCACGTCTCCTCGCCGTCCGTCGCGCACACGGGCCTCTCCATCACGGGCGACGGCGCGGGCCCCGCGGATCCCGTCCGCGCCCGCGGCGACTACGCCCGCACCAAGGCCGAGGGCGAGCTGATCGCGCTGGCCGCCGACGACCCCGCGATGCGCGTGCTCGCCGTCCGTCCGCATCTCGTCTGGGGCCCGGGCGACACCCAGCTCGTCGCCCGCATCGTCGACCGCGCCGCCCGAGGCCGCCTGCCCCTCCTCGGCCACGGCGCCGCGCTCATCGACACCGTCTACCGCGACAACGCGGCCGACGCGATCGTCGCCGCCCTCGCCGCCGCCGACACCGCGCACGGCCGCGCGTACGTCGTCACCAACGGCGAGCCGCGCCCCGTCGCCGAGCTCCTCGCGGGCATGTGCCGCGCGGCAGGCGTGCCCGTGCCGCGGATCCGCGTGCCCGCCGCCCTCGCCCGCGCCGCCGGGGGAGCGGTGGAGCGCGTCTGGGCCGTGCGCCCCGGGTCCGACGAGCCGCCCATGACCCGCTTCCTCGCCGAGCAGCTCTCCACGGCGCACTGGTTCGACCAGCGCGAGACCCGCCGCGCGCTCGGCTGGACCCCCGCCGTCTCCCTCGACGAGGGCTTCGAGCGCCTGCGTCTCGCGTACGCCGCCGCGCGCTGA